A genomic window from Harpia harpyja isolate bHarHar1 unplaced genomic scaffold, bHarHar1 primary haplotype scaffold_39, whole genome shotgun sequence includes:
- the LOC128138324 gene encoding scavenger receptor cysteine-rich type 1 protein M130-like: AGRVEVKLQGQWGTVCGFYEWDMNDAAVVCKQLGCGSALEAHQEARFGPGSGPIWMFAVECDGTESALSDCTNTEWTRKYCHHGLDAGVTCSGPVWQHRGPGLTMAEAVRAAHMAAHSPEEGPNMAGDFWLLAEDVHSWQRTLALAEDPLLIQELEPMAGEDSDSSAPMAREPPGNGVHFQWLQGVPELGSELGGAEQAAAANSGSARLLGLKCSGCCSAWGQCQADQGLQDGTSLYERFLRLGVWEGRQPPRAVLMPEEQQEGSGFVQLVGDNSPCSGRVEIRDGDQWKTVCDSDFGPKAATVVCRELQCGTALSVAGAAHFGEGDGPIWDRELQCVGNESLLASCPRGSPRGEPCSHAKDVGVTCTQFTGFRLVNGSTECEGRVEVQVLGTWGTLCASHWDLLDAHVLCRHLDCGFAKSIPRPGHFGRATHPFWRDSFHCDGTEGHLGQCPVTALGALCSHENDAAVICSGHEANLTLCNTSLPESSAAAGTAEDVGVICWGSRQVRLVNGPGRCAGRVEVYYQGSWGTICDDGWDLSDATVICHQLGCGGAVQAVGSARFGEGSGQIWLDGVNCSGAEDSLWDCPAGSWGQHDCGHKEDAGVVCSEFVALRLENSNNCSGRLQVFYNGTWGSICSNSMTRKTVLLACKELGCGDEGSLETQRPYGRTSGPTWLDHVQCGERNSSFWQCPSAPWDPGSRGALLWALQESLLPYSNGERQEQAELCLGMDDESDES, translated from the exons gctggaagagtggaggtgaaactACAGGGCCAGTGGGGAACTGTGTGTGGTTTCTACGAGTGGGACATGAATGATgctgcagtggtttgtaagcagctgggctgtggatcTGCTCTTGAAGCTCATCAGGAAGCACGCTTTGGGCCAGGATCTGGTCCCATTTGGATGTTTGCTGTAGAGTGTGATGGcaccgagtctgccctgtctgactgcacaaacacagaatggACTCGAAAGTACTGTCATCATGGTTTGGATGCTGGAGTGACGTGTTCAG GACCTGTCTGGCAGCACCGAGGACCAGGTCTCACCATGGCAGAGGCAGTGAGAGCAGCTCACATGGCCGCCCACAGTCCTGAGGAAGGGCCCAACATGGCCGGGGACTTTTGG CTGTTGGCCGAGGATGTGCACAGCTGGCAGCGTACTCTGGCCCTGGCTGAGGACCCCCTCCTCATTCAGGAGCTGGAGCCAATGGCTGGTGAAGACAGCGACAGCAG TGCCCCAATGGCCCGAGAACCACCTGGGAACGGGGTGCATTTCCAGTGGCTCCAAGGGGTTCCTGAGCTTGGCTCAGAGCTtggtggggcagagcaggctgcagcagccaacAGTGGCTCGGCCCGCCTCCTTGGGCTCAagtgctctgggtgctgcagtgcctggggccAGTGCCAGGCAGACCAGGGTCTGCAGGATGGCACCAGTTTGTACGAGCGGTTCCTGCGGCTGGGGGTTTGGGAGGGGAGGCAGCCCCCGAGAGCCGTGCTAAtgcctgaggagcagcaggagggctctg GATTTGTCCAGCTGGTTGGAGACAACAGCCCCTGCTCAGGACGAGTGGAGATCCGTGATGGGGACCAGTGGAAAACCGTCTGTGACTCAGACTTTGGTCCCAAAGCTGCCaccgtggtctgcagggagctgcagtgcgGCACAGCCCTGTCTGTCGCTGGggcagctcactttggagaaggggatGGTCCCATCTGGGacagagagctgcagtgtgtggggaatgaatcccttcTTGCTTCCTGCCCCAGGGGATCCCCAAGGGGCGAGCCCTGCTCCCACGCAAAGGATGTCggtgtcacctgcacac AGTTCACAGGGTTCAGGCTGGTGAACGGCAGCACGGAGTGTGAGGGGAGGGTggaggtccaggtgctggggacctggggcaccctctgtgcctcccactgggATCTCTTGGACGCCCACGTTCTCTGTCGTCACCTTGACTGCGGGTTTGCCAAGTCCATTCCCAGGCCAGGTCATTTTGGGAGAGCCACCCACCCCTTCTGGAGAGACTCATTTCACTGTGACGGGACTGAAGGCCACCTGGGGCAGTGCCCAGTGACTGCTCTGGGGGCCTTGTGCTCCCACGAGAACGATGCTGCTGTCATTTGCTCAG GGCACGAGGCCAACCTgaccctctgcaacacctccctgcccgaGAGTTCAGCGGCGGCAGGGACTGCAGAGGACGTGGGAGTCATTTGCTGGG GGAGCCGGCAGGTCCGGCTGGTGAATGGGCCCgggcgctgtgctgggagagtggaggtctactaccagggcagctggggaaccATCTGCGATGACGGCTGGGACCTGTCGGATGCCACCGTCatttgccaccagctgggctgtggcggGGCAGTGCAGGCGGTTGGCTCCGCTCGGTTCGGGGAAGGCTCTGGtcagatctggctggatggcgTGAACTGCTCCGGGGCCGAAGATTCTCTCTGGGACTGCCCAGCAGGGTCCTGGGGGCAGCACGACTGCGGGCACAAAGAGGACGCAGGAGTCGTCTGCTCAG AGTTCGTGgccctgaggctggagaacagcaacaactgcTCTGGGCGCCTGCAGGTTTTCTATAACGGGACGTGGGGCAGCATTTGCTCCAACTCCATGACTCGCAAAACGGTgttgctggcatgcaaggagctgggctgcggggatgaAGGGTCCCTAGAAACACAACGGCCCTACGGCAGGACGTCTGGCCCCACCTGGCTAGATCACGtgcagtgtggggagagaaacagctccttctggcagtgtccTTCGGCTCCCTGGGACCCAGGGAGCAGgggggctctgctgtgggctctgcaggagTCACTTCTGCCCTACAGCAATGG AGAGCGGCAGGAACAGgcggagctctgcctgggaatgGACGATGAGTCAGATGAGAGCTGA
- the LOC128138325 gene encoding antigen WC1.1-like, whose amino-acid sequence MVVDRSALNTAGTEQDANGVEEGVEIVLGLAGMEIIPGPVWQHRGPGLTMAEALLAGDVHTWQRILALAEDPLLIQALEPGAGEDSDSSAPMAREPAGNGVHFQWLQGVPEPGSELGGAEQAAAAKSASARLLGLKCSGCCSAWGQCQAAQGLQDGTSLYERFLRLGVWEGRQPPRAVLMPEEQQEGSGFVQLVGDNSPCSGRVEIRDGDQWKTICDSDFGPKAATVVCRELQCGTALSVAGAAHFGEGDGPIWDRELQCVGNESLLASCPRGSPRGEPCSHAKDVGVTCTQFTGFRLVNGSTECEGRVEVQVLGTWGTLCASHWDLLDAHVLCRHLDCGFAKSIPRPGHFGRATHPFWRDSFHCDGTEGHLGQCPVTALGALCSHESDAAVICSGPADSMSLRLVGGGSRCDGRVEILQRGTWGRVLDDQWDMQEVSVVCRQLGCGEAEKAYNPPKPQRGSGPVGLRGARCAGHEANLTLCNTSLPESSAAAGTAEDVGVVCWGSWQVRLVNGPGRCAGRVEVYYQGSWGTICDDGWDLLDATVICHQLGCGGAVQAVGSAQFGEGSGQIWLDGVNCSGAEDSLWDCPAGSWGQHDCGHKEDAGVVCSEFVALRLENSSNCSGRLQVFYNGTWGSVCSNSMTPKTVLLACKELGCGDEGSLETQRPYGRTSGPTWLDHVQCGERNSSFWQCPSAPWDPQSCDDLQDETHITCNGRRPETPPSLGTACPDSTSCTDREKIRVVGGEDGCSGRVEVWHRGSWGTVCDDSWDMRDAEVACRQLGCGPAVSALHEAAFGMGTGPIWLEQVECRGTEPSLQDCWARPGDSGACRHKEDAAVNCSGERQAWSCPFCVPARADPTRGHPTSSGRVSLPVIICIVLGALLCLLLALLAGQLRSARAGRRGSRRAWEPFPEAVYEEIGYSPAWEKQARFSRSGIPVLPGGDPVDGYDDAREVSDPAEDPVRHELMQSDVHVGPQRDPAVLCISLLMPREEHIGVSSIIAAGPRNSA is encoded by the exons aTGGTGGTTGACAGAAGTGCATTGAATACTGCAGGAACTGAGCAGGATGCAAATGGTGTGGAAGAAGGGGTGGAGATtgtcctgggtctggctgggatggagatCATT CCAGGACCTGTCTGGCAGCACCGAGGACCAGGTCTCACCATGGCAGAGGCA CTGTTGGCCGGGGATGTGCACACCTGGCAGCGTATTCTGGCCCTGGCTGAGGACCCCCTCCTCATTCAGGCGCTGGAGCCAGGGGCTGGAGAAGACAGCGACAGCAG TGCCCCAATGGCCCGAGAACCAGCTGGGAACGGGGTGCATTTCCAGTGGCTCCAAGGGGTTCCTGAGCCTGGCTCAGAGCTtggtggggcagagcaggctgcagcagccaagAGTGCCTCGGCCCGCCTCCTTGGGCTCAagtgctctgggtgctgcagtgcctggggccAGTGCCAGGCAGCCCAGGGTCTGCAGGATGGCACCAGTTTGTACGAGCGGTTCCTGCGGCTGGGGGTTTGGGAGGGGAGGCAGCCCCCGAGAGCCGTGCTAAtgcctgaggagcagcaggagggctctg GATTTGTCCAGCTGGTTGGAGACAACAGCCCCTGCTCAGGACGAGTGGAGATCCGTGATGGGGACCAGTGGAAAACCATCTGTGACTCAGACTTTGGTCCCAAAGCTGCCaccgtggtctgcagggagctgcagtgcgGCACAGCCCTGTCTGTCGCTGGggcagctcactttggagaaggggatGGTCCCATCTGGGacagagagctgcagtgtgtggggaatgaatcccttcTTGCTTCCTGCCCCAGGGGATCCCCAAGGGGCGAGCCCTGCTCCCACGCAAAGGATGTCggtgtcacctgcacac AGTTCACAGGGTTCAGGCTGGTGAACGGCAGCACGGAGTGTGAGGGGAGGGTggaggtccaggtgctggggacctggggcaccctctgtgcctcccactgggATCTCTTGGACGCCCACGTTCTCTGTCGTCACCTTGACTGCGGGTTTGCCAAGTCCATTCCCAGGCCAGGTCATTTTGGGAGAGCCACCCACCCCTTCTGGAGAGACTCATTTCACTGTGACGGGACTGAAGGCCACCTGGGGCAGTGCCCAGTGACTGCTCTGGGGGCCTTGTGCTCCCACGAGAGCGATGCTGCTGTCATTTGCTCAG gcccAGCTGACTCCATGTCCCTGCGgctggtgggtggagggagccggtgTGACGGGCGAGTGGAGATCCTCCAGCGTGGGACGtggggcagagtcctggatgaccagtgggacatgcaggaggtcagcgtggtgtgccggcagctAGGGTgcggagaggcagagaaagcctacaaccccccaaagccccagagAGGGTCGGGTCCCGTGGGGCTACGAGGGGCCCGGTGCGCAGGGCACGAGGCCAACCTgaccctctgcaacacctccctgcccgaGAGTTCAGCGGCGGCAGGGACTGCAGAGGACGTGGGAGTCGTTTGCTGGG ggagctggcaggtCCGGCTGGTGAATGGGCCCgggcgctgtgctgggagagtggaggtctactaccagggcagctggggaaccATCTGCGATGACGGCTGGGACCTGTTGGATGCCACCGTCatttgccaccagctgggctgtggcggGGCAGTGCAGGCGGTTGGCTCCGCTCAGTTCGGGGAAGGCTCTGGtcagatctggctggatggcgTGAACTGCTCCGGGGCCGAAGATTCTCTCTGGGACTGCCCAGCAGGGTCGTGGGGGCAGCACGACTGCGGGCACAAAGAGGACGCAGGAGTCGTCTGCTCAG AGTTCGTGgccctgaggctggagaacagcagcAACTGCTCTGGGCGCCTGCAGGTTTTCTATAATGGGACGTGGGGCAGCGTTTGCTCCAACTCCATGACTCCCAAAACGGTgttgctggcatgcaaggagctgggctgcggggatgaAGGGTCCCTAGAAACACAACGGCCCTACGGCAGGACGTCTGGCCCCACCTGGCTAGATCACGtgcagtgtggggagagaaacagctccttctggcagtgtccTTCGGCTCCCTGGGATCCTCAGTCATGCGATGACCTGCAAGATGAGACccacatcacctgcaatg GGAGACGGCCAGAAAcgcccccatccctggggactgCGTGCCCAGACTCCACAAGCTGCACAG acagggagaagattcgTGTCGTGGGAGGTGAGGACGGGTGCTCGGGCAGAGTGGAAGTGTGGCACCGTGGCTCTTGGGGGACGGTGTGCGACGACTCCTGGGACATGCGGGATGCCGAGGTGGCAtgccggcagctgggctgtggccccgcggtgtctgccctgcatgaggctgcgtttgggatggggacgggccccatctggctggagcaggtggagtgccgTGGGACAGAGccgtctctgcaggactgctgggcccGGCCTGGGGACAGCGGTGCCTGCCGGCACAAGGAGGACGCTGCCGTGAACTGCTCAGGTGAGCGGCAG GCCTGGAGCTGCCCGTTCTGTGTTCCTGCCCGTGCAGATCCCACGCGGGGCCATCCAACCAGCAGCGGGAGAGTCTCATTGCCCGTCATCATCTGCATCGTCctgggggcccttctctgcctgctcctggccctcctggctgggcaacTGCGAAGCGCCAGGGCTGGGCGTAGAG GTTCCAGGAGAGCTTGGGAGCCCTTCCCTGAGGCCGTGTATGAGGAGATCGGTTACAGCCCAGcgtgggagaagcaggcgaggTTCAGTCGCTCAG gcatccctgtgctgcctGGAGGTGACCCAGTGGACGGctatgatgatgccagggaggtttctgacCCTGCGGAGGATCCTGT caggCATGAACTGATGCAGAGCGATGTTCATGTGGGGCCCCAGAGGGATCCCGCTGTGCTCTGTATCTCCCTGCTGATGCCCAGAGAGGAGCACATAGGTGTTTCGTCAATCATTGCAGCGGGGCCAAGAAACTCTGCTTGA